The following proteins come from a genomic window of Panthera leo isolate Ple1 chromosome E2, P.leo_Ple1_pat1.1, whole genome shotgun sequence:
- the LOC122208838 gene encoding zinc finger protein 879-like — protein sequence MNTTIHAGQKGYICKECGKAFNCHSTLIQHQQTHNGERPYKCKECGKTLKAFKWPSDLKQHHRIHTGEKPYQCKECGKAFTRPSALNQHHRIHTGEKPYQCKECGKAFAHHSKLTKHHRIHTGKKPHQCKECGKNFKNHSRLTQHLRIHTGEKRYQCKECGRAFKWPSELKHHRIHTGEKPYQCKECGKAFSWTSNLNRHYRIHTGEKPHQCKECGKAFTHHSKLTKHHRIHT from the exons ATGAATACAACAATCCATGCTGGACAGAAAGGTTACATCTGTAAGGAATGTGGCAAAGCCTTCAACTGCCACTCAACACTAATTCAACATCAGCAAACGCATAATGGAGAGAGaccttacaaatgtaaagaatgtggtaaAACTTTGAA gGCCTTTAAATGGCCCTCAGACCTTAAACAACATCACagaatccatactggagagaaaccttaccaatgtaaagaatgtggcaaagcctttaCCCGGCCCTCAGCCCTTAATCAACATCATAGAatccacacaggagagaaaccttaccaatgtaaagaatgtggcaaggcctttgcCCATCACTCAAAGCTTACtaaacatcacagaattcatactggaaaGAAACCTcaccaatgtaaagaatgtggcaagaaCTTTAAGAACCACTCACGCCTTACTCAACATCTCagaatccatactggagagaaacgttaccaatgtaaagaatgtggcaggGCCTTTAAATGGCCCTCCGAACTTAAACATCACAgaatccacactggagagaaaccttaccaatgtaaagaatgtggcaaggccttttcCTGGACCTCAAACCTTAATCGCCATTACAGAATCCATACTGGCGAGAAACCTcaccaatgtaaagaatgtggcaaggcctttaccCATCACTCAAAGCTTACtaaacatcacagaattcatacttgA